The following are encoded in a window of Legionella geestiana genomic DNA:
- the acpP gene encoding acyl carrier protein, whose amino-acid sequence MSNVEARVHKIVCEQLGVKEEEVKNNASFTDDLGADSLDTVELVMAFEEEFEIEIPDEIAEKITTVQEAIDHIEANMNKEEA is encoded by the coding sequence ATGAGTAATGTTGAAGCCAGAGTGCACAAGATTGTTTGTGAGCAGCTTGGTGTGAAGGAAGAAGAAGTAAAAAACAATGCTTCTTTTACCGATGATCTTGGTGCAGACTCCCTCGACACCGTTGAGCTGGTAATGGCCTTTGAAGAAGAATTTGAAATTGAAATTCCTGATGAAATCGCTGAGAAAATCACCACTGTACAAGAAGCGATTGATCACATCGAAGCAAACATGAACAAGGAAGAAGCCTGA
- a CDS encoding YceD family protein: MKIVLKSFARETSATAWTVTLTERLPGFVEAPLELSGTLSVRAVEGYYLLNLRGEGVLSITCQRCMEVTARNWPFDICLAVAANDDAAERLMEQFEVIVAESGELNLQDLLTDELHLSAPRFHENEADCRAVLDTLSNVTVAKHLD, encoded by the coding sequence ATGAAAATCGTATTAAAATCGTTTGCGCGGGAAACCAGCGCCACTGCGTGGACTGTCACACTGACAGAACGCCTCCCAGGCTTTGTAGAAGCACCCCTCGAACTGTCCGGTACACTCAGCGTCAGAGCGGTAGAAGGGTATTACCTTCTGAACCTGAGAGGTGAGGGTGTGCTCAGCATTACCTGCCAGCGCTGCATGGAAGTGACTGCACGGAACTGGCCCTTTGACATTTGCCTTGCAGTTGCCGCAAATGATGATGCAGCCGAGCGTCTCATGGAGCAGTTTGAGGTGATTGTTGCAGAAAGCGGCGAGCTTAATCTTCAGGACCTTCTGACAGATGAACTGCACCTTTCGGCACCGCGTTTTCATGAGAACGAGGCCGACTGTCGTGCGGTTCTTGACACTTTGTCCAACGTGACAGTGGCAAAACACTTGGATTGA
- the fabG gene encoding 3-oxoacyl-ACP reductase FabG, whose protein sequence is MTDLQGKTALVTGASRGIGKEVALELAACGAYVVGTATSESGAQAISADFEAKGLSGEGMVLDVTRQESVDALIESLEAREKMPSILVNNAGITSDNLMLRMEDNEWYSVIETNLSAVYRMIKACLKPMFRARYGRIVTIGSVVGSCGNPGQANYTAAKAGVIGMSKSVAQEMASRGITVNVVSPGFIETDMTDTLPEAVQEALMKRIPMKRLGQPRDIAQAVAFLVSDGAAYITGETLHVNGGMYME, encoded by the coding sequence ATGACAGATTTGCAGGGTAAGACCGCACTGGTAACCGGTGCAAGCCGCGGAATTGGCAAAGAAGTGGCACTTGAGCTTGCTGCATGTGGCGCTTACGTAGTTGGAACTGCCACCAGCGAGAGTGGGGCGCAGGCCATCAGCGCGGACTTTGAAGCCAAAGGACTTTCCGGCGAAGGCATGGTACTGGATGTTACCCGCCAGGAGTCCGTTGACGCACTGATAGAGTCGCTTGAAGCGCGCGAGAAGATGCCCTCGATTCTTGTTAATAATGCCGGCATTACCAGTGATAACCTGATGCTGCGCATGGAAGACAACGAATGGTACAGCGTCATTGAAACCAATTTAAGCGCGGTTTACCGCATGATAAAAGCATGCCTGAAGCCAATGTTTCGCGCGCGCTACGGGCGCATTGTTACCATTGGTTCTGTGGTTGGGTCCTGCGGTAACCCGGGCCAGGCCAATTACACGGCGGCGAAAGCCGGCGTTATTGGCATGAGCAAGTCAGTAGCACAGGAGATGGCCAGTCGCGGTATTACCGTGAACGTGGTGTCACCTGGCTTTATCGAAACCGACATGACCGACACTCTGCCAGAAGCCGTGCAGGAGGCGCTCATGAAACGCATCCCCATGAAACGCCTTGGCCAGCCGCGTGACATTGCGCAGGCAGTGGCATTTCTGGTATCGGATGGTGCAGCCTACATCACAGGTGAAACGCTGCATGTGAATGGCGGGATGTACATGGAGTAA
- the plsX gene encoding phosphate acyltransferase PlsX — MKDITIAVDAMGGDHGPSVIIPACASVAARYPELKLLLVGASDVINAQLKRLGVASGAQLSVVHAPEVVGMDELPSHALRNKKESSMRIAINLVKEGRASACVSAGNTGALMATARFVLKTLPGIDRPAIIAELPTARGRTRVIDLGANVDSCAEHLFQFAVMGSALIQAVDKTPKPRIGLLNIGVEEIKGNDQVKRTAHMLSECAVMNYVGYVEGDQFYSGEVDLVVCDGFVGNVALKASEGLAKLMLSVLRESFTKSWWRRVIGLFALPALNHLKNRMEPARYNGASMLGLNGIVVKSHGSASPEAFAYAIEEAMLEVRHNVVDLVRDQINDFINQGVLL, encoded by the coding sequence TTGAAAGACATTACCATTGCTGTAGACGCGATGGGCGGGGATCATGGCCCTTCAGTCATTATCCCTGCCTGTGCATCCGTCGCTGCCAGGTATCCTGAACTCAAGCTGCTGCTTGTCGGTGCGTCAGATGTTATTAACGCCCAACTCAAGCGGCTTGGTGTCGCGTCTGGCGCTCAGTTAAGCGTGGTTCACGCCCCGGAAGTGGTGGGGATGGATGAACTGCCTTCACACGCCCTGCGTAATAAAAAAGAATCCTCCATGCGGATTGCCATCAATCTCGTCAAGGAGGGTCGCGCAAGTGCGTGTGTCAGCGCCGGAAATACCGGTGCCCTGATGGCAACAGCGCGTTTTGTGCTCAAAACACTTCCAGGCATAGACCGCCCGGCCATTATTGCCGAGCTGCCTACCGCCCGCGGGCGCACCCGCGTTATCGATCTTGGTGCGAATGTCGACTCCTGTGCCGAGCACCTTTTTCAGTTCGCTGTTATGGGTTCTGCGCTTATCCAGGCGGTTGATAAAACCCCTAAACCACGTATTGGTCTCCTTAATATCGGCGTAGAAGAAATCAAGGGCAATGACCAGGTCAAACGCACCGCACACATGTTGTCCGAGTGCGCCGTGATGAATTACGTTGGTTATGTAGAGGGGGATCAGTTTTATTCAGGCGAAGTTGACCTTGTCGTTTGTGATGGCTTTGTGGGAAATGTTGCCCTGAAAGCGTCCGAGGGACTCGCCAAGCTTATGTTGTCTGTTTTACGGGAGTCGTTTACCAAAAGCTGGTGGCGCCGTGTTATCGGCCTCTTCGCGCTTCCCGCTCTTAATCACCTTAAAAATCGTATGGAGCCTGCGCGCTATAACGGTGCGAGCATGCTCGGTCTGAACGGTATCGTCGTTAAAAGCCACGGTAGTGCAAGTCCCGAAGCCTTTGCCTATGCCATCGAAGAAGCCATGCTTGAAGTCCGGCACAATGTGGTAGATCTTGTGCGCGACCAAATCAACGACTTTATCAATCAGGGAGTCCTGTTGTGA
- the rpmF gene encoding 50S ribosomal protein L32: MAVQQNKKSRSARDMRRSHDALRGPTLSVDATTGETHRRHHITPDGFYRGKRILKSESVYEHE, encoded by the coding sequence ATGGCTGTTCAGCAGAATAAGAAATCGCGCTCTGCGCGTGACATGCGCCGTTCACACGACGCGCTTCGTGGGCCGACGCTTTCTGTCGATGCGACCACCGGTGAAACACACCGTCGTCACCACATTACACCGGATGGCTTCTATCGCGGTAAAAGAATTCTGAAGTCAGAATCTGTTTACGAACACGAGTAA
- the fabD gene encoding ACP S-malonyltransferase — MTITACVFPGQGSQSVGMLAELASAYPVVRETFDIVSNVLNYDVWQVTQEGPKSLLDQTTTTQVVMLAADVAVYRALMQQGFAAPAFMAGHSLGEYAALVCSGALSLADGATLVSRRASLMQQTVPVGLGAMSAIVGLDNEQVEALCHEASNATEVVTPANFNASGQVVIAGHTPAVARAEALAEAADARLVMRLAVSVPCHCPLLEEASAAFAADLAATPFRVPSMAVISNVDMSIYESVDQMRRLLAEQLYKPVRWVQSMEKLRTLRVERMVECGPGRVLTGLLKRMDKRLMASSVNCPESLLQALGSPETETA; from the coding sequence ATGACCATAACCGCATGTGTTTTTCCGGGCCAGGGCTCGCAGTCTGTTGGCATGCTCGCAGAACTTGCCAGCGCGTATCCGGTTGTCAGGGAAACCTTTGATATTGTATCGAACGTGCTGAACTATGATGTGTGGCAGGTGACTCAGGAAGGCCCAAAGAGCCTGCTTGACCAGACTACCACCACGCAGGTGGTCATGCTCGCTGCCGATGTTGCGGTGTATCGCGCATTAATGCAGCAGGGCTTTGCCGCACCGGCTTTTATGGCCGGTCATAGCCTTGGTGAGTATGCAGCACTGGTCTGTTCCGGCGCACTGAGCCTTGCCGATGGCGCCACACTCGTATCACGGCGTGCCAGCCTGATGCAGCAGACAGTTCCTGTCGGGCTTGGTGCGATGTCTGCGATAGTCGGCCTCGATAACGAACAGGTTGAAGCACTTTGCCATGAAGCCAGTAACGCCACGGAAGTAGTTACGCCCGCGAATTTTAATGCCAGCGGACAGGTGGTGATTGCTGGCCATACGCCTGCTGTTGCTCGTGCCGAAGCGCTTGCAGAGGCTGCCGATGCACGTCTGGTCATGCGCCTCGCCGTTAGTGTTCCCTGCCATTGTCCGCTGTTAGAGGAAGCTTCCGCGGCTTTTGCTGCAGACCTTGCCGCAACCCCGTTTCGTGTTCCTTCAATGGCCGTCATCAGTAATGTTGACATGAGTATTTACGAAAGCGTAGACCAGATGCGCAGACTGCTTGCCGAACAGCTCTATAAGCCAGTGCGCTGGGTACAAAGTATGGAAAAACTGCGCACTCTTAGAGTGGAACGCATGGTTGAATGCGGTCCTGGGCGCGTGCTCACCGGACTCTTAAAGCGCATGGATAAACGTTTAATGGCCAGCAGTGTAAACTGCCCGGAGTCGCTTTTACAGGCGCTTGGCTCGCCTGAAACTGAAACCGCATAA
- the fabF gene encoding beta-ketoacyl-ACP synthase II, with amino-acid sequence MNRRRVVVTGMGMVSPTGLSVRQSWQNILAGVSGIGPVEDFDASEYPSRIWGKVKDFDIEHYVPLKEARKMDVFTQFGIAAADEALADCGLTFEGELSLRTGVAVGAGIGGIQTITNNQDKLVEGGPRKVSPFFIPAGIINMVAGQISIRHKLKGPNISVVTACTSGTHNIGLGARLIAYGDADVMVCGGAEMTTTPLCLAGFSALRALSRRNDEPEKASRPWDKDRDGFVMGEGAGILVLEDYEHAKARNATIYAELTGFGMSGDAYHITSPDEDADGATRSMAAALKDAGINPEQVDYINAHGTSTYLNDLNETIAVKRLFGSHAYELAMSSTKSMTGHLLGAAGAIEAIFSILAIRDQVAPPTINLDNPDEGCDLNYVAHTAQSRRIEYVMSNSLGFGGTNGSLLFKRV; translated from the coding sequence TTGAACAGGCGACGCGTAGTGGTTACCGGCATGGGGATGGTTTCTCCCACAGGTCTTTCCGTCAGACAATCCTGGCAAAATATTCTTGCCGGTGTCAGTGGTATCGGTCCTGTCGAGGATTTTGACGCCAGTGAATATCCGAGCCGTATCTGGGGCAAGGTCAAGGATTTTGATATTGAGCACTACGTTCCTCTGAAAGAAGCTCGGAAAATGGATGTTTTTACCCAATTTGGCATCGCTGCTGCCGATGAAGCGCTTGCAGACTGCGGTCTCACTTTCGAGGGGGAGCTGTCGTTGCGCACCGGTGTGGCTGTAGGTGCGGGTATTGGTGGTATTCAGACCATCACCAACAACCAGGACAAACTGGTTGAAGGCGGACCGCGCAAGGTATCGCCGTTTTTTATTCCGGCAGGCATCATCAACATGGTCGCCGGACAGATTTCTATTCGCCATAAACTCAAGGGGCCAAACATTTCTGTGGTCACCGCCTGCACCAGTGGCACGCATAACATTGGTCTCGGTGCGAGGCTGATTGCTTATGGTGACGCCGATGTCATGGTGTGTGGTGGCGCAGAAATGACGACAACGCCGCTTTGCCTTGCTGGATTTTCGGCGCTTCGCGCGCTCTCGCGTCGAAACGATGAGCCGGAAAAGGCCTCCCGTCCGTGGGATAAAGACCGCGATGGCTTCGTCATGGGAGAGGGCGCAGGCATTCTTGTTCTTGAAGACTACGAGCACGCCAAAGCGCGAAATGCTACTATTTACGCAGAACTGACAGGTTTTGGCATGTCGGGAGACGCTTACCACATTACCTCGCCAGATGAGGATGCCGATGGTGCAACACGTTCCATGGCTGCAGCCCTCAAAGACGCCGGTATTAATCCCGAGCAGGTGGATTATATCAACGCACATGGTACGTCTACCTATCTGAATGACTTGAACGAAACCATCGCAGTTAAGCGACTCTTTGGCAGTCATGCCTATGAGCTCGCAATGAGTTCCACCAAGTCGATGACGGGTCACCTTTTGGGAGCGGCAGGTGCCATTGAAGCAATTTTCAGCATCCTTGCCATCCGCGACCAGGTCGCGCCGCCCACCATCAACCTTGATAACCCTGACGAGGGCTGCGATCTTAACTATGTCGCGCATACGGCGCAGTCGCGGCGCATTGAATACGTTATGAGCAACTCCCTCGGGTTTGGTGGAACCAACGGCAGTCTGTTGTTCAAGCGGGTATAA
- the mnmA gene encoding tRNA 2-thiouridine(34) synthase MnmA, protein MKQRVLVGMSGGVDSSVSAWLLCEQGYAVEGLFMKNWEQDDRDGYCAAESDLADARAVCNQLHIPLHEANFSEAYWDRVFVHFLNEYEAGRTPNPDVLCNREIKFSAFLEKAVELGADYIATGHYAKVRHTEQGSLLCKAKDREKDQTYFLHAIEQDALAKSLFPIGAYTKPEIRAFARELGLVTHAKKDSTGICFIGERRFRDFLKEFILARPGDIQSTQGEWLGRHDGLMFYTLGQRQGLKIGGRRGSNDAPWYVVGKETATNTLVVAQGNDHPMLYVNGLMCGPIHWLSGRAPEFPLTLHARTRYRQQEEPCVVSPPMGEQHCVQFASPQRAVTPGQYVVFYDKNTCLGGAVIESVIP, encoded by the coding sequence ATGAAGCAGAGAGTCCTTGTAGGCATGTCGGGAGGGGTGGATTCTTCCGTATCAGCATGGTTATTGTGTGAGCAGGGTTATGCGGTCGAAGGACTTTTCATGAAAAACTGGGAGCAGGATGACCGCGATGGCTATTGCGCCGCAGAAAGCGACCTTGCCGATGCCCGTGCGGTCTGCAACCAGCTGCATATACCCCTGCATGAAGCCAATTTTTCAGAAGCCTACTGGGATCGCGTCTTTGTTCATTTTCTCAACGAATACGAGGCAGGACGAACACCAAACCCGGATGTACTCTGTAACCGTGAAATTAAATTCAGCGCGTTTCTGGAAAAAGCGGTTGAACTGGGGGCTGACTACATTGCAACCGGTCATTATGCGAAGGTGCGTCATACCGAACAGGGCAGCTTACTTTGCAAGGCTAAAGACCGTGAAAAAGACCAGACATACTTTCTGCACGCCATCGAACAGGACGCGCTTGCAAAAAGCCTTTTTCCGATTGGCGCCTACACAAAGCCTGAAATTCGAGCATTTGCGCGTGAACTTGGGCTTGTGACCCATGCCAAGAAGGATTCTACCGGAATTTGTTTTATTGGCGAGCGGCGTTTTCGCGACTTTTTAAAGGAATTTATTCTGGCGCGCCCGGGCGATATTCAAAGCACTCAAGGTGAATGGCTTGGACGGCATGACGGATTGATGTTTTACACGCTTGGTCAGCGTCAGGGACTTAAAATTGGTGGCCGGCGCGGCAGTAACGATGCGCCATGGTATGTGGTGGGTAAAGAAACCGCAACCAATACCCTTGTGGTCGCACAGGGTAACGACCACCCCATGCTTTATGTTAACGGGCTTATGTGCGGCCCCATTCACTGGCTGTCGGGCCGTGCTCCTGAATTTCCGCTGACGCTCCATGCCCGCACGCGCTACCGTCAACAGGAAGAGCCTTGTGTCGTGTCGCCGCCGATGGGTGAGCAGCACTGCGTACAGTTTGCGAGTCCTCAACGTGCGGTAACTCCGGGACAATATGTGGTATTTTATGATAAAAACACCTGCCTTGGCGGCGCGGTGATAGAATCGGTTATCCCCTGA